A stretch of Sinimarinibacterium sp. NLF-5-8 DNA encodes these proteins:
- a CDS encoding DUF1302 domain-containing protein, protein MHKLSHWGVVVVGMIASVPASAIERSFDVFGERADMVFNNTVTFGASWRMEKPANDLIGKGNLDPTVCAGVYQSCQGLQRTQVYPAQKLAAAPGAPSINFDDGNLNYDQWDMTQAPLKLSQDIRVQWGNYGVFVRGIGIYDPLNYNHFKTHSPNKVTAANVGQVGITDDPEVSNRYVERVYGAGADLREIRDGREAREIGLRYDLLDANFFGRIPYADGDKELMFRIGRQVVNWGQSTVAVVNSVNQAQPVNANSLYRLGFGLLEELFVPVGMVSASTEILEGLTMEAYYQFEWAPIEIPTPGSFMSFVDVGTDNKRMNVNAAFGGSPDDPDRVARPLDNPLTLITYTTLNVPRLEDKQARNSGQYGVSFKFYSDEINNGTEFGFYAMNYHSKLPYASFFATEASCARAEGNPFGLDASNTLEFLKACPNMPVAQTTGQVGNSPLLSGLLDALTQSLLGGVNPNLQVNGSQILVDFARVIAASPTRLNEFGVINPANLPGLFNALLPNASQPKSSAVPFDSARLRLEYPEDIHMVGIDFTTTFGDYSYQGEISYRPNVPLQVSLIDLAFASFGPTLTRCHDASTGCQGAQTTIGFTEAGTYEFYHDNDFVDASGNNPYADTVSLAIGAAPGSARSFPNFIMPYRGVAVGETAPKSYIQGWIPGKVLQYNLGATRVLGASENWIAADQVALIYEVAATHVLNMPKFDELQIEGPMAATTHASAGADGTGADGSRLACSTNPACSFGADGLRFNPTQASRRAFADAFSWGYRVVGRILYESVLPGVSIRPLFIFWHDINGNSPGPAGNFVGGRKQFNFLLETSYEKAFSFTIAYNNYWGAGSNNVYRDRSNIGFFFKVQF, encoded by the coding sequence GCGCGCCGACATGGTGTTCAACAACACCGTGACTTTCGGCGCCTCGTGGCGGATGGAAAAACCTGCCAATGATTTGATTGGCAAGGGTAATCTTGATCCAACGGTCTGTGCCGGGGTTTATCAGTCCTGCCAGGGTTTGCAGCGCACACAGGTTTACCCGGCACAAAAGCTGGCTGCGGCACCCGGTGCGCCGTCAATCAACTTTGATGACGGCAACCTCAACTACGATCAATGGGACATGACCCAGGCGCCGCTCAAGCTGAGCCAGGACATCCGCGTCCAGTGGGGTAACTACGGTGTTTTTGTACGCGGCATCGGTATTTACGATCCGCTCAACTACAACCATTTCAAAACGCACAGTCCAAACAAGGTCACTGCGGCCAATGTCGGGCAGGTGGGGATCACCGACGACCCTGAAGTGTCCAACCGCTATGTGGAACGTGTTTACGGAGCAGGGGCGGATCTTCGTGAGATTCGCGATGGCCGTGAAGCGCGCGAAATCGGTCTGCGCTATGACCTGCTCGACGCCAATTTTTTTGGCCGCATTCCCTACGCCGACGGCGATAAAGAGCTGATGTTCCGCATTGGCCGCCAGGTGGTGAACTGGGGGCAGAGCACGGTGGCCGTGGTCAACAGCGTCAACCAGGCGCAGCCGGTCAACGCCAACTCGCTGTATCGCCTTGGGTTTGGCCTGCTTGAAGAATTGTTTGTGCCGGTGGGCATGGTTTCGGCCAGCACCGAGATTCTTGAAGGGCTGACGATGGAGGCGTACTACCAGTTTGAATGGGCGCCGATCGAGATTCCGACGCCCGGCAGTTTCATGTCGTTTGTGGACGTTGGTACCGACAACAAGCGGATGAATGTCAATGCTGCGTTTGGCGGCTCGCCCGATGACCCCGACCGGGTTGCGCGGCCGCTGGATAATCCGCTGACGCTGATCACTTACACCACGCTGAACGTGCCGCGACTGGAAGACAAGCAAGCGCGTAATTCCGGGCAATACGGCGTGTCGTTCAAGTTTTATTCGGATGAAATCAACAACGGCACCGAGTTTGGCTTTTACGCCATGAACTACCACTCCAAACTGCCGTATGCCAGTTTTTTTGCCACGGAGGCCAGTTGCGCGCGCGCAGAGGGCAATCCTTTTGGGCTTGATGCCAGTAATACACTGGAATTCCTGAAAGCCTGTCCCAACATGCCGGTGGCGCAAACCACCGGCCAGGTCGGCAATAGTCCACTGCTGAGCGGGTTGCTCGATGCGCTGACGCAGAGCCTGCTGGGCGGTGTAAACCCCAATCTGCAAGTCAATGGGTCACAGATTCTGGTGGATTTTGCTCGTGTGATCGCGGCATCGCCAACCCGGCTCAATGAATTTGGGGTGATCAATCCTGCCAATCTGCCGGGCTTGTTCAATGCCCTATTGCCCAATGCAAGCCAGCCGAAATCCAGCGCGGTGCCATTCGACAGCGCGCGGTTACGCTTGGAATATCCCGAAGACATTCACATGGTCGGGATCGACTTCACCACGACTTTTGGTGATTACTCGTATCAGGGCGAAATCTCGTATCGCCCCAATGTACCCCTGCAAGTGTCGTTGATTGATCTTGCTTTTGCTTCATTTGGACCGACGCTGACGCGCTGCCACGATGCAAGTACCGGGTGCCAAGGGGCGCAAACCACGATCGGATTTACCGAGGCGGGTACTTATGAGTTTTATCACGACAACGACTTTGTTGATGCCAGTGGCAACAATCCGTATGCCGATACCGTCAGCCTTGCCATTGGCGCAGCGCCCGGATCGGCGCGGTCTTTCCCCAACTTCATCATGCCGTACCGTGGGGTGGCCGTCGGCGAAACCGCGCCCAAGAGTTACATCCAGGGCTGGATTCCCGGCAAGGTGTTGCAATACAACCTCGGCGCCACCCGCGTGCTCGGCGCTTCCGAAAACTGGATTGCTGCCGATCAGGTTGCTCTGATCTATGAAGTGGCGGCAACCCATGTGCTGAACATGCCCAAATTTGATGAGCTGCAAATCGAAGGCCCGATGGCCGCCACCACCCACGCCAGCGCCGGTGCCGATGGAACCGGCGCTGACGGCTCGCGGCTGGCCTGTTCGACCAACCCGGCGTGTTCCTTTGGCGCCGATGGGTTGCGCTTCAATCCCACCCAGGCATCGCGTCGGGCATTTGCTGATGCTTTTTCCTGGGGGTATCGCGTGGTCGGGCGCATCCTTTACGAATCCGTGTTGCCGGGCGTCAGCATTCGCCCGCTGTTCATTTTTTGGCATGACATCAACGGCAACTCACCGGGGCCTGCGGGTAATTTTGTCGGTGGTCGCAAGCAGTTCAACTTCTTGCTTGAAACCAGTTACGAAAAAGCATTTTCGTTCACCATCGCCTACAACAACTACTGGGGCGCGGGCAGCAATAACGTCTATCGCGACCGCTCCAACATCGGCTTTTTCTTCAAAGTGCAGTTTTGA
- a CDS encoding alkaline phosphatase family protein — protein sequence MTPPLTRREFLAAAAATAANPFVLSGCDSARAPLPDPQDSEIDHVVVVMMENRSFDHFLGWVPGADGIQDGLTFIDRKGQAQSTRDLAPNFQSCDSADPEHSFEAARTHFNNGRMDGFLLTQAAGDQFPIGYYGADSLPFYKGCADHWTICDRYFSGFMGPTTPNRIYMHAGQTDRISNTVDLSTLPTVWDRMLAAGQTVAHYYTDVSYLTFWGDQYKAISHKYTLDSFADDIARNGLANLTYIDNVGNVLNAALALSMDDHPYADIRNGQSFLNHIYEVLRAHPQWQRTLLIINYDEWGGFYDHVTPPLAPISEAEAALGNDGRLGFRVPCVLIGPRARRGYVEHTQFDPNSILNFLAWRFGFEPLGARADSNNLALALDFDSPARRDAPAFNVPDGRFGGVCLPTSLLGNSQSPLPLPIGQLPLPPLPIRLPQLPPIPGFDIPLPGLMPSAEEEAARRQLYHDHDLNLIRALGQRFGF from the coding sequence ATGACCCCACCTCTGACCCGCCGCGAGTTCTTAGCTGCTGCCGCCGCAACTGCCGCCAACCCGTTTGTGTTAAGCGGCTGTGACAGCGCGCGCGCGCCGCTGCCCGATCCACAGGACAGCGAGATTGATCATGTGGTGGTGGTGATGATGGAAAACCGCTCGTTTGATCACTTCTTGGGCTGGGTACCGGGCGCAGACGGCATTCAAGACGGGCTGACGTTCATCGACCGCAAAGGCCAGGCACAAAGCACTCGCGACCTGGCGCCCAACTTTCAAAGCTGCGACAGCGCCGACCCGGAACACAGCTTTGAAGCCGCGCGCACACACTTCAACAACGGGCGCATGGACGGCTTTTTGCTGACCCAGGCGGCCGGGGATCAGTTTCCGATCGGCTATTACGGCGCCGACAGCCTGCCGTTTTATAAAGGCTGCGCCGATCACTGGACGATTTGTGACCGCTATTTCAGCGGCTTTATGGGGCCGACCACCCCTAACCGGATTTACATGCATGCCGGACAAACCGACCGCATCAGCAATACCGTGGATTTATCCACCCTGCCGACGGTATGGGATCGCATGCTGGCGGCAGGACAGACCGTGGCGCATTACTACACCGATGTGTCGTACTTGACGTTTTGGGGCGACCAATACAAAGCCATTTCCCACAAATACACGCTGGATTCATTTGCCGATGACATTGCCCGCAATGGCCTGGCCAATCTGACCTATATCGACAACGTCGGCAATGTGCTCAATGCCGCACTGGCACTGTCGATGGATGATCACCCCTACGCCGACATTCGCAACGGCCAGTCGTTTTTAAACCACATTTATGAGGTGCTGCGCGCGCACCCGCAATGGCAGCGCACGCTGCTGATCATCAACTACGACGAATGGGGTGGGTTTTACGATCACGTCACACCGCCGCTGGCGCCGATTTCAGAAGCCGAGGCAGCGCTGGGCAATGATGGCCGGCTCGGCTTTCGCGTGCCCTGTGTGCTGATCGGCCCGCGCGCGCGCCGGGGTTACGTTGAACACACGCAGTTTGATCCCAACTCGATTCTGAATTTTTTGGCGTGGCGCTTCGGTTTTGAGCCGCTGGGCGCGCGCGCGGATTCCAACAACCTCGCACTCGCACTGGATTTTGACAGCCCGGCGCGACGTGACGCCCCTGCTTTTAATGTCCCCGACGGTCGCTTCGGCGGCGTTTGCCTGCCCACCTCGCTGCTTGGTAACAGCCAAAGCCCGCTGCCCCTGCCGATTGGTCAACTGCCGTTGCCGCCGCTGCCGATCCGCTTGCCGCAACTGCCGCCGATCCCCGGCTTTGATATCCCCCTGCCCGGCCTGATGCCCAGCGCCGAAGAAGAAGCCGCGCGCCGCCAGCTGTATCACGATCACGACCTGAACCTGATCCGCGCACTGGGACAGCGTTTTGGGTTTTAA